The Hymenobacter sp. DG01 genome has a segment encoding these proteins:
- a CDS encoding ExeM/NucH family extracellular endonuclease has product MKLVLLLACQLMLAGWSVGAACAAPPLFHPGPQPAAITRIGQIQGSGAAATPGTYTIEALVTAVYANLAPGGFYVQESAASADADPATSNALFVVQAGATVKAGDLVRVTGTVLEGPAAPSSGQAVMTEPTVTVLSAGNPLPAFTVLPNATFSAAGLERYEGMRVQFSGPLTVTDVYNLQRRGELTLTPGGTLFQPTQFIDPNDNPATGTTSTGTSNIAAIRQYEAANLDRSILLDDGSAATNPQPIPYTDATYRTVRVGSTVEVLRGVLGYGFNQWRVQPLPAPEAPQLTVARPGVPAFGPLDLKLASFNVLNYFNGNGIGGGFPTSRGAKTLPDFAHQRSKIIRALVAINADIIGLTEIENDGTGPASAIQDLVNGLNQAAGAEVYAAVNDGGATQQPNNTDQIHCALIYKPAEVRLLGPALVAAVPGVFERPPLAQLFITRRKPRPDTVAVVINHFKSKGSGTGLNADQNDGQGGSNDRRRGQSRALVEFINTTVVPAGTRRVLCLGDYNANYEEDPIDILRAAGLVAVTPPTSASYVFKGLTGSLDHCIVTPNLVGFIDVHKWNINSFEPLFQQYDVAGEATDANSPFRSSDHDPVLIGLNFAGIRPANEAKARLFVYPTPTAGNRVYQLPASTGMLTLELGLPQGPPLLHLQGSGALLQAELNRYTAHLAPGIYVVQLRGKGLNQTQRVMKE; this is encoded by the coding sequence ATGAAGCTAGTACTACTACTTGCCTGTCAGCTGATGCTGGCGGGCTGGAGCGTGGGCGCCGCCTGCGCCGCGCCGCCTTTATTCCACCCCGGCCCGCAACCGGCAGCCATTACCCGCATCGGCCAGATCCAGGGCAGCGGGGCAGCGGCTACGCCGGGCACTTACACCATTGAGGCCCTGGTAACGGCCGTGTACGCAAACCTGGCTCCGGGCGGGTTTTACGTGCAGGAATCCGCCGCCAGCGCCGATGCCGACCCAGCTACTTCCAACGCGTTGTTCGTGGTCCAGGCGGGGGCCACTGTAAAGGCCGGCGACCTGGTGCGCGTGACGGGCACCGTGCTGGAGGGCCCTGCGGCTCCTTCCTCGGGCCAGGCCGTCATGACCGAGCCTACGGTTACGGTGCTTTCCGCGGGCAACCCGCTGCCGGCCTTCACGGTGCTGCCGAACGCAACCTTCTCGGCGGCGGGGCTGGAACGCTACGAGGGCATGCGGGTGCAGTTTTCGGGCCCCCTGACCGTCACGGACGTGTATAACCTGCAGCGAAGGGGCGAGCTGACGCTGACTCCCGGGGGCACCCTGTTTCAGCCTACCCAGTTCATTGACCCCAACGACAATCCCGCCACAGGCACTACCAGCACCGGCACCAGCAATATCGCCGCTATCCGGCAGTACGAGGCCGCCAACCTCGACCGGTCCATTCTGCTCGACGACGGCAGCGCGGCTACCAACCCCCAGCCCATTCCGTACACCGATGCCACCTACCGCACGGTGCGGGTAGGCAGCACGGTAGAGGTGCTGCGGGGCGTGCTGGGCTACGGCTTCAACCAGTGGCGGGTGCAGCCCCTCCCCGCTCCGGAGGCCCCGCAGCTGACGGTGGCGCGCCCGGGCGTGCCGGCCTTCGGGCCCCTGGATCTGAAACTAGCCAGCTTTAACGTCCTGAACTACTTTAACGGCAACGGCATCGGGGGCGGCTTTCCGACCAGCCGCGGGGCCAAAACCCTGCCCGACTTTGCCCACCAGCGCAGCAAAATCATCCGGGCCCTGGTAGCCATCAACGCCGATATCATCGGGCTGACGGAAATTGAGAATGACGGCACGGGACCGGCCTCGGCCATTCAGGACCTGGTGAATGGGCTGAACCAGGCCGCCGGGGCCGAGGTGTACGCAGCCGTAAATGATGGGGGCGCCACCCAGCAGCCTAACAATACCGACCAGATTCACTGCGCCCTGATTTACAAGCCGGCCGAAGTGCGGCTGCTGGGCCCGGCCCTGGTAGCGGCGGTGCCGGGCGTATTCGAGCGCCCCCCGCTGGCCCAGCTCTTCATCACACGGCGCAAGCCCCGCCCCGATACGGTGGCTGTGGTTATTAACCACTTCAAGTCCAAGGGCAGCGGCACGGGCCTGAACGCCGACCAGAACGACGGGCAGGGCGGCTCCAACGACCGGCGGCGCGGCCAGTCGCGGGCCCTGGTAGAGTTCATCAACACCACTGTAGTACCGGCCGGCACCCGGCGCGTGCTCTGCCTCGGCGACTACAACGCCAACTACGAGGAAGACCCCATTGACATTCTGCGGGCGGCCGGGCTGGTAGCCGTGACGCCGCCCACCAGCGCGTCGTATGTGTTCAAGGGCCTTACCGGCTCCCTCGACCACTGCATCGTGACGCCTAATCTGGTGGGCTTTATTGATGTGCACAAGTGGAACATCAACTCCTTCGAGCCCCTGTTTCAGCAGTACGACGTGGCCGGCGAAGCCACTGACGCCAACAGCCCCTTCCGCTCCTCCGACCACGACCCGGTGCTCATCGGGCTGAACTTCGCGGGCATCCGGCCCGCCAATGAAGCCAAAGCCCGCCTGTTTGTGTACCCCACCCCCACCGCCGGCAACCGCGTGTACCAGCTGCCGGCCAGCACGGGCATGCTTACCCTGGAGCTGGGCCTGCCCCAGGGCCCGCCTCTGCTCCATTTACAAGGCTCAGGGGCTTTGCTGCAGGCCGAGCTGAACCGGTACACGGCCCACTTGGCGCCGGGCATTTACGTGGTGCAGCTGCGGGGTAAAGGCCTTAACCAAACCCAGCGGGTCATGAAAGAGTAA